A single genomic interval of Xyrauchen texanus isolate HMW12.3.18 chromosome 8, RBS_HiC_50CHRs, whole genome shotgun sequence harbors:
- the gfap gene encoding glial fibrillary acidic protein: MENQRAFSSYRKRFGTPGGSPSVGVTSRLSTGRLSLHSSPRHLTSSPITFSTSRLSQGGERLDFSADSLLKAQYRENRKNEKVEMMGLNDRFASYIEKVRFLEQQNKMLVAELNQLRGKEPSRLGDIYQEELRELRRQVDGLNAGKTRLEMERDNLASDLATLKQRFQDETALRQEAENNLNTFRQDMDEAALNRMQLERKIDVLQDEINFLKKVHEEEMRELMEQLMAQQVHVDLDVSKPDLTAALRDIRAQFEVMATSNMQETEEWYRSKFADLTDAGSRNAEALRQAKQEANDYRRQIQSLTCDLESLHGTNESMERQLRDMEERFALETAGYQDTIAHLEDEIHMLKEEMARHLQEYQDLLNVKLALDIEITTYRKLLEGEESRITVPVQNFNNLQFRETSMDTKLTPEAHVKRGIVVRTVETRDGEIIKESTTERKDLP; the protein is encoded by the exons ATGGAGAACCAACGTGCTTTCTCATCCTACCGAAAGCGTTTCGGTACCCCTGGTGGCTCCCCATCGGTGGGAGTCACCAGCCGTCTTAGCACGGGCCGATTGTCTCTCCACAGCAGCCCGCGCCACCTCACTTCCAGCCCCATCACCTTTTCCACATCTCGCTTGTCCCAGGGTGGGGAGCGTCTGGACTTCTCAGCTGACTCCTTGCTGAAAGCCCAGTACAGGGAGAATCGCAAGAATGAGAAGGTGGAGATGATGGGGCTGAATGACCGCTTCGCCAGCTACATTGAGAAAGTGCGCTTCCTGGAGCAGCAGAATAAGATGCTGGTGGCAGAACTGAACCAGCTGAGGGGGAAGGAGCCCAGTCGCTTGGGTGACATCTACCAGGAGGAGCTGAGGGAGCTGCGCAGGCAGGTGGATGGCCTCAATGCTGGTAAAACCAGACTGGAGATGGAAAGAGACAACCTGGCCTCAGACTTGGCCACACTTAAACAGAG ATTTCAAGATGAGACTGCCCTACGACAAGAGGCAGAAAATAACCTCAACACCTTCAGACAA GATATGGATGAAGCAGCTCTAAACCGCATGCAGCTGGAGAGGAAGATTGATGTTCTACAGGATGAGATCAATTTCCTGAAGAAGGTCCATGAGGAG GAGATGAGGGAGCTAATGGAGCAGCTGATGGCCCAACAGGTTCATGTGGATCTGGATGTGTCTAAGCCAGACTTAACTGCTGCATTGAGGGACATTAGAGCTCAGTTTGAGGTCATGGCCACCTCAAATATGCAGGAGACTGAGGAGTGGTATCGCTCAAAg TTTGCTGATCTGACTGACGCGGGCAGTCGAAATGCAGAGGCTCTGAGGCAAGCAAAGCAGGAGGCCAATGATTATCGCCGGCAGATTCAGAGCCTGACCTGTGACTTGGAATCTCTTCATGGGACT aacgaGTCTATGGAGCGTCAGCTGCGAGATATGGAGGAACGTTTTGCCCTAGAGACGGCTGGTTACCAGGATACTATAGCTCATCTGGAGGACGAGATCCATATGCTGAAGGAGGAGATGGCCAGACACTTGCAGGAGTACCAGGACCTGCTCAATGTCAAACTGGCCCTGGACATAGAAATCACCACCTACAGGAAGCTGCTTGAAGGAGAGGAAAGCAG AATCACAGTTCCAGTGCAGAACTTCAATAACTTACAGTTTAGAG aGACCAGCATGGATACTAAGCTGACTCCAGAGGCACATGTGAAGAGGGGCATAGTCGTGCGCACTGTTGAGACTCGAGATGGGGAG ATAATTAAAGAGTCCACTACGGAGAGGAAGGATTTGCCCTGA